CTAATGCCTTGTCGGTATTCGGTTCTACTCATCAgtcttaaatttaaaagctcCGAGCGTAGTGTGGCTAGGGTGTACACACGATTTAGTATAGAAAAGTGCTGACACATTTGCAACAAGATACCGTTCATGCATCTTGAGTGTTGATACATGAACTACTGGAATATTAAGACagttatacaataataatggTCATTAATTACTCTTGCCTCATAACGCCCAAGCACGCCGCCCTTACAACCGAATATTACTAGTGTAGCAGTTTAGTGGATGCCGTGACCACTGCTGATGATGCCGTGACCGCTGCTGATGATACCGTGACCGCTGCTGATACCGCCGTGGAGACCGTAGCCGCTGCTGTAGCTGCTGTAGCCGCCTCCGTAACCGCCTCCGTATCCGCTGCCGTAACCGCTGCCGAAACCGCTGCTGATACCGCCTCCGAAACCACCGCCGAAACCGCTTCCCAATCCACCGCCGAGACCGCCGCTAGAGACGGCAACTGGCACGGCTACTGGTTGAGCGACTGGCACGGCGACTGGCCTGGGCACTGGGACGGGGTAGGGGGCTGGCACTGGGACTCCGacctgaaatatatttttgatatgttaagaagaaaaagaaagaaaagaaagactCTTTTCTTCTTTCTCTAGTACTTTTTTAACATTCTGTACGTTAGTTTATCTTCttgaagataatattatggtaaGTAATCTTGCCTCACCTGTCTAACAACTGGGTAGGGTACAGCGTGGGGCACTGGGTAGGGCACAGGCCTGTCAACGGGCACAGCTACGGGCTTCTCGACGGTCACTGGGTAAGGCCTGGGCACGTGCACGGGGTAGGGACGGTCTACTGGGACGGGGACTGCAACCTGTAATGTAAAGATGAGAAAACATGTACTTTAGAAAGAGATTTTAAGTTTACCAGCtgaagaataattaatacgTCTACCAATTTACTTTGAGTGAGCTAATTTTCCGTATTTTTATAGCACGTACATCACGGTATGCAGTATGTCAATAGCACGAACGATACTTCATAATGTTTATGAAAAGAAGAAATTTCATCTTTTATTCTTTTatcaaaaaaacttttaatatatcagaagcattatgttttatttaattttattaagagtGCAAAACTATCCATTACACACAACATAAGCTCCCATAACTACCACATTACCTTAACGGGAACAGCGACAGGCCTGTCAACGGCAACTGGGTAAGGAGCAGGCACGGGCACTCCAACGTGCTTGGTCACAGTGGTGTGGACGTTAGCGCCGACGATGGTGCCGGATCCAAGACCGATACCGCTGCCAATGCCGCTGCCGAGACCGCTGCTGAGACCGCCGCCGTAACCGCCGCCATAACCgccttaaaataatttacaattaaatattcgtATAGTTAAGTTTTGCTTAGAATTATTAGTTTGAGCATGGGTATTCTAGAGCAGGAGTTATGAGCtgcagataatatttttatatttattttaatagagcTTATGCTCATACCTATTTGCAAAAGGATCTATTTACTAGCTTTGAAAATAAGAGGACAATTTTGTAAGTGTTGCTTTATTATCAACAGAGCGAAGGATATATCTTACATCCAGAATTTTGCATTGCCAacgcatttatattattagcaaaattattcaattcatacCTAACTTAAATCCAGTAGCACTTATTGTAACGTGTATTCGCTAATAATATTCTACGTAAAGATCGAGTTTTATGTGTTGTATAAGAGTTTGGGATTATGCAAATGtaactttattattgtaatttgtaacacgtaaataaatattacttcaaAAACAAGTGTTTACATATTATCGTATTCCTTGGTATATGAAGTTTGTCAACTATGCATTATAGTGGAACGGGGTATAGAGAGTTTATTTCAAATGTCACTGAACCTGTCCAGAATGatacataaaatactttactacCACTTAAGACCATCAAAGGAAACACTAATgtcctatattatttatttatttatatttatttatttaagagacCTTACTTCTACAAGATTTAGGCCGATTTCACCTCTTTAGGTCGCGTTACTTTTGACCATatcaattaaattgtaaaatattcatCATTCATTGTAAGATAAGATATTATGCAGAATATATCCCGAATTTGTAGAAATACAGCCATAAGAATGAAAACTTGAAATTACCTCCAAGACCACCGTATCCATAGCCAAGGCTAGATCCCGATGAGATGTATCCTCCACTCAGTCCATGGCCGCCCAGACTGCTTCCATACAGACCGCCATAGTGTCCCACCAGGCCACTTCGCTTTTGCACCACTTTAGTGGGCTCCTTGCTGGGCTCAGCGAAGACCGCTGCGGTCAGGCATAGTACAGCGATCTGGAAGATTTGGAATTTATAGGAATAATGTTAAAAGGAGTTTGGAAATGTAGACTTTAtggtattaatttttaagtgaGGTTCTTAAATGTTAAGACTATGCGTTATAACTTTATAAGACGTATTCTCTTTgttcgttttattattttaatattttataggatGTGGACTTTCATTTGCGAATAGTTAAATATACATTCTTTTGCTGTAGTTTTCTAGTCGTAagatttagatttattttaagttcaCTAATTTTCACTAAATTATGTGCCTTGTTATTGCAATGAAAATATCGCGAgaatggaaattaataatggcaaaaatacttattatgaaCTACGTATTTTTGCAGGTATCCTAAACTtctttactaattattatccGCGTCCTACCCTATTCCAAGTCTTGTAAAAGTTGAAATATCCATAGCAGATCTAACACAAGTccttaatattacaataacattaaataacaGGACATTATCCATATAACAATTGCCAAAGTTTCGAGCACTTTTACGAGTTCACGACACCACATCACGTTAAAATCGAAATTGAGTACGGGCCTGGAATATTTAGCAGCACTGCATGGTAGTTGATGAATGATTTAtgtgttattgtttattttggtTTCGCTTTCAATCGCCGGTCTTATTACGTAAAGGTTTGATGGGTGAATTTTTGGGAATGCGATTTATgctttttaaaattcataactTAGAatggtaaattaaaattataaaatgcaccaaaaataaatccagGAGTAATGGaccaaatattaaacaagCAGGTGCACTTTTGACATTTTTACGAGCATACATTTCtgcaaattaatttcaaaaaccTTATCAAATGAAGAATTAATTGAAATGTgggataataaaataatatttggttCATAAGGTTTGATAAAcattgatttaattattaagttttcaatattataatgatttaaattaaattataataaatggtagagatttaaataattctatgattattattagttattagttacacgaaaaggttttaaaaattcgttgaattttaatttatttttctggaAGAATCCATACTTTAAATGCGTatccattattataaatgcgaaagtaactctgtctgtctgtctgttactcaatcacgccttaactactgaaccaatttgcatgaaatttggtatagagatattttgatacccgagaaaggacataggctactcttaccccgggacataggataggttttaacccggaaatcccacgggaacggtaactatgcgggtttttctttgactgcgcggacgatgctgcgggtggaaatttagtactaaataaatagtttctaCGGCACTGGTTTACGACTGAAAAGATGTTAtgtcttatttaaaaaatatttttgaaattgtggttaatttaaaaattcatagcGCACATATTCGATTATGCGCACTAGATTTGAGCACTGCGAATTAATTTGGATAacagaatattaaaatatctctacTGTACTTATTTAGAAcgatttttattgattttaaacataaaataacgtTTTAAGAAAATCGTTACACTATTTTggcacattttttaaattttgtttatttttaacttttaaattttatattaattgatcATAAATCGcaaatcaaaaattaataaaaataaaacaattcacTAAAATTgacgacttcaaaaaaatcgaacgttttaaaattttgcgcgaatattatttatctgtgaCGAATGTATACTCTATGACCAAAGAACTTACAAAGGTCTTCATGTTTGCTAGTACACTGTACACAAATAATGTTACACTGATATCCACTTGAGGGcacattgtatttatataagaaCTGAACCCCACTATACGAGGGAGGTAGATCGCTTCGCAACTGTATGTCAGTTGCATGTAGTTGGCGTGTGGGAAAACTGACTTTTCTAGAAGTGTCGAAGTGTTTATTTCGAGGGTCAAACTTAGGAAATATAGCATTTTTAATAGGCCAAACTGTTAAAGGAGCATTGATTCAGATAAGCtagtcttatttatttttgtaatccGGACGAAATAAAGACTGGCAaatttttgtcattttattgaatttcaatttatgGACCCAgcttaaaataagaaaatataaagtaacaaaaccacttataaatacatatatcgaATTCATTAAACAAACACTAAATGCCTATCataacctaaataaataataaatataatattaattcttgcAGATATTCGCGACACACAAACTGAATATAACATACATTCAGTTAactaatacaattaatatcaatCATCAAAAAGCCAATGCAATCAAAATTCTAGCTCTGCaaatatctcagtcatttctAATAATCCTGTTTTCATATTGCGCTGCAGCACAGTCCAATCGCTTCCTGAGCTTTAAAAAGGACAGTAGGTACAGAAACGACCCACATTTAAGATTAAACCGTTTCAAATTCCTCGCCTGATGCAAGGGTTATTAAGTTAACCTATAACTAGAAAAGCTTTTGTAATTTTACGCAAATCGGTGATAGATTTCTGCATAATTATAGCAAGTTGTAATATTGGTGACATTTAATATGGGTCCATAGTTTCCgctaaaatttattcaagttaattttttatgtgttGTGTTTTTTTGATTTGACCCTACGTAGTTCATAATTCTGTAGAAAATTACAGAATTACAAGTCATTAATGTTATCATAAAGTTCACGCGCGAAAAGTTCGCGCCATTTTTTGTTTGGCAACAAATtgacataatacatttttaattcgaTTAAAAATGATTGTACTCCAGCAAAAATTCGTATGATTTATCATTCAATCATATTGCAACACTGTCttctttttaatgtataatttattattagtttattatgttttaaaattaataaatacaatttttaaatacgatCTGTAAATTCGTGCTGCAcagcttaaaaatattgacattcTTAGAAGGGCATAGTTTTGGTTGAAATGATTTAGAATTTAAATAGGTCTTAGGATAGAATATagattaacataatattgaagCTCAAAGACATTAATTAAGAACTAATGATATATCaagtgtatttaataatttaaaatcaatctcTCTCTTTGGAAAAAATTCAACCAACCTAGTCCATTTCAattcacttaaaaatataaagaatttaGCAATATCAACAATGAAATGAATgtagtttttagttttattgttttaactaCAATACTGATTATTGTGATTTAATAAGCATTGTGTCGATGTGTGACACATTGTCTTGTTGTGAATCGATCTCATGATAGTGAGGTAAGTATGGGATTAACGTAATATGAATTATCTAATATGCTTAGTGTATTGCTTTTGTAAAATACGCCAATTCTGGTACATAGGTACGAATGAATGCCAaaggattttaaattaaatatagtttttattcataactccattttatgcttttttttattttgtgatgaCTTTTTGAAACTTAACtgggtaaaatttattttataactatataCAGGTATATCTTCAGCAATATATTGTGTCATCTAGtcccaaaaaataaaatttatcaaattttttgttttttgcatattatgtagagCTGAAGAAATTAAGACGTCACATTTCTTTGATTAATCTGGTATAATCAGTTAAATCATGCATTTTGATTAGCCATCAGAATATGATATTCATCACTAACTGTACACCAAATTCAACATGTACCTGCATCATTGATTGTTATTACCATACAATTATGTCAATCATTATCACGACCTGTGCTCCTCTTTCATCCAAGTCGGTTAATTCACATTATTTCAAGAAATTCGCATTACAAAGGGCTATTATAATCTGGGCACGTTCATTGCATAACAAGTGACCGCGACTCGGCTTGGTCTCACATTTTAGCATTCAAAAACTGAAATTAGCCAATAAAATGCTATCGACTTGCTTCATGCAGGCGATCCCCTTGTT
The sequence above is a segment of the Colias croceus chromosome 14, ilColCroc2.1 genome. Coding sequences within it:
- the LOC123697444 gene encoding zinc finger protein 512B-like; translated protein: MCPQVDISVTLFVYSVLANMKTFIAVLCLTAAVFAEPSKEPTKVVQKRSGLVGHYGGLYGSSLGGHGLSGGYISSGSSLGYGYGGLGGGYGGGYGGGLSSGLGSGIGSGIGLGSGTIVGANVHTTVTKHVGVPVPAPYPVAVDRPVAVPVKVAVPVPVDRPYPVHVPRPYPVTVEKPVAVPVDRPVPYPVPHAVPYPVVRQVGVPVPAPYPVPVPRPVAVPVAQPVAVPVAVSSGGLGGGLGSGFGGGFGGGISSGFGSGYGSGYGGGYGGGYSSYSSGYGLHGGISSGHGIISSGHGIISSGHGIH